A single genomic interval of Zingiber officinale cultivar Zhangliang chromosome 4A, Zo_v1.1, whole genome shotgun sequence harbors:
- the LOC121971360 gene encoding BAG family molecular chaperone regulator 1-like, whose amino-acid sequence MPARSSLGAAGAAVAAAEEKDAELEVTPGGMVVQKRDPDAAPPAAVVPTIRLKVKHGSAYHEIYISSQATFGDLKKMVAERVGMHPLDQRIIYKDKERDSATFLDTAGVKDRSKLVVEEDATAKAKRLLEIRKNHKMEKAAKAIAAIARDVDKLASKVSALETIVNKGGRVVEEDVIRLIELLMNELIKLDSVVADGDAKQQRRNQVNRVQAYVETLDRIKIKNSAPKGNAQPKQQQNREPKPQRRVQFQQQQQQQPVIVTTNWETFDSLLIPSTSTATITVAPPATTTRLDWELF is encoded by the exons ATGCCGGCGAGGAGTAGCCTCGGAGCCGCGGGGGCGGCTGTTGCTGCGGCGGAGGAGAAGGATGCAGAGCTGGAGGTGACTCCCGGCGGAATGGTGGTCCAGAAGCGCGATCCCGACGCCGCGCCTCCGGCCGCCGTCGTGCCGACCATCCGCCTCAAGGTGAAGCACGGATCCGCCTACCACGAGATCTACATCAGCTCCCAGGCCACGTTCG GGGATTTGAAGAAGATGGTCGCGGAGCGCGTGGGAATGCACCCGCTGGACCAGAGGATCATTTACAAGGATAAGGAGCGGGACTCCGCCACCTTCCTAGACACCGCCGGCGTGAAGGACCGGTCGAAGTTGGTGGTGGAGGAGGATGCCACGGCGAAGGCCAAGCGGCTGCTGGAGATACGGAAGaaccacaagatggagaaggcCGCCAAAGCCATCGCCGCCATCGCGCGTGACGTCGACAAGCTCGCCTCCAAG GTTTCGGCATTGGAGACGATCGTGAACAAAGGTGGGAGAGTGGTGGAGGAGGACGTGATTCGATTGATCGAACTGTTGATGAACGAGTTGATCAAATTGGACAGCGTCGTCGCCGATGGCGACGCTAAGCAACAGAGAAGAAACCAG GTGAACAGAGTGCAGGCATACGTCGAAACCCTAGACCGAATCAAGATCAAGAACTCAGCTCCGAAAGGCAATGCCCAACCCAAACAACAACAGAACAGAGAACCAAAACCTCAGCGGCGAGTCCAatttcagcagcagcagcagcagcagccagTAATCGTGACAACAAACTGGGAGACATTCGATTCCTTACTCATCCCATCCACCTCCACCGCCACAATCACCGTTGCGCCGCCCGCAACCACCACAAGGCTTGATTGGGAGCTgttttga